Below is a window of Ctenopharyngodon idella isolate HZGC_01 chromosome 7, HZGC01, whole genome shotgun sequence DNA.
tattCAAcgatttcttctcttccatgtcagtgtgttgacgtagtaaacacagttgacgtagtaaacacagtgcaggcGCTTCTGGGTTCTGCGTCGGAACGCCGGTTAATTATAAGCCAGCTCCCGCGTCAGCATCACGCGCATgcattgtgctgctcacgtgtacagcgtctgccaatactgagctggcgttctgacgtagaacccggaagcacctgcactgtgtttactacatgaacagcgtaggagactgacatggaaaagaagaaattgttgaataaagtcattatttttgtttgttttttgcacacaaaaaatattcttgttacttcgtaacattaaggttcaaccactgtagtcacatggactattttaactttgtctttactacttttctgggccttgaaattggtaataacgttgcagtctatcggagaCCAGAAAGCTcacgaatttcatcaaaaatatcttaatttgtgttccgaagatgaacgaaggtcttacgggtttgggaagacatgagggtgagtacttaatgacagaattttcatttttgaatgaactaaccctttaagtagcttttttaaaacatgccttagaaaaaaaaaaaaacattacttgtgtGCATCTtgtgacaaaacaatgacactgacatattttaagagtGCAATttgtgcaagttactttcagttaaaagagctcaaacatgcattttaggcttaagccttgtctgtgagaCCTGGGgcttttaaaatactttttttttttttttttttttttttttttttttaatactcttAAATCTTTTCTCAAAACTTTAAGAGACGAGGCTTTGTGAAGACATTTAAAGTCTACATTGTTACAGAATCTGCTTGTTGAAAGTACAGGTATATGAATTtcagctcattttaaaatcaatgtaaCGCAAGTaacaacaaatctttttttctattttgtgacgtacatctgagtgaaaagaagaaaggaaaaaaaaaagaaaaactaacaaaaagaagaaaaaaaatttttgattaaaaataatgaggtcaaacaaaacaaacatatgcatggataaatcattcatTGATAAGATCAACAACATGCATTTAGTAAATAGATGGggtgaatttacattttataccAAATTGAATGCTACCTTACatttaaatagtattttatctcaattcaaattcaggaacATAATTTCATTCTGTAATGCTTTCTTCAGGTCTATTACCAGAGCATACTACCGTAACTCTGTGGGAGGTCTGCTGCTCTTCGACATAACCAACCGTCGCTCCTTCCAGAACGTTCACGAGTGGCTAGAGGAGGCACGCAGCCACGTGCAGCCCCACAGCATTGTCTTCCTGCTGGTCGGCCACAAATGTGATCTGGAACCACAGCGTCAGGTGAGCCGACAAGAGGCTGAGAAGCTAGCGGCTGCGTACGGCATGCGCTATGTGGAGACTTCAGCACGTGATGCCATAAATGTGGAGAGGGCTTTTACGGAGCTTACACGGGATATATTCGAGCTGGTAAAGAGCGGGGAGATTACCATCCAGGAAGGCTGGGAGGGAGTGAAGAGCGGGTTTGTACCAAATGTGGTGCATTCGTCAGAAGAAGTTACAAAGGGTGATCGTCGATGTTTCTGTTGAGTCAGCAATCACCACCCTGGTACCTATCAAACCTTTGGGCCCTGGCGGACAAAAGAACCGCTTTCTCCAATCACAGGGTCAGTCTTCAACTCCCTGATTATGACACCATCAGCCCCTTCCTGCCTGCTGAATGCCTAATTGAGTCCCACCATGCCCTGTTGCTTCACTTTTCTATACTACTTTGCTCATTTTCCTAATCACACAATCTTGTATATGGCCAAACTGAACACTGTTGACTGCTGAGAATGTAAGGTTAGTAAATAACCTATTGCAGAACCTATACTGGCCAGTCAGAACTATATCTGCACTTTAACTGTATCTGCACATCTGGCATTCATTCTATTGAGCCACGAAAGTTAAATTTCCAAATGAAGATGGGAGCATTGGGTATTTCCCGTATCCGGGACTAAGCTTGTTCCAGGTATCTTCTACTGGTTTTATCATGGAATAGATAAAAGACTAACAGAAGTTTAACTT
It encodes the following:
- the rab39bb gene encoding RAB39B, member RAS oncogene family b; translated protein: MEAIWLYQFRLIVIGDSTVGKSCLIRRFTEGRFAQVSDPTVGVDFFSRLVEIEPGKRIKLQIWDTAGQERFRSITRAYYRNSVGGLLLFDITNRRSFQNVHEWLEEARSHVQPHSIVFLLVGHKCDLEPQRQVSRQEAEKLAAAYGMRYVETSARDAINVERAFTELTRDIFELVKSGEITIQEGWEGVKSGFVPNVVHSSEEVTKGDRRCFC